In Streptomyces sclerotialus, one genomic interval encodes:
- a CDS encoding serine/threonine-protein kinase, which produces MGTVWRAQDELLGRQVAVKRLHASSLQLEPDELAMRNERTRREARAAARINHSNVVGVHDVVDDAGLPCIVMEYVPSVTLGDVIKEAVLAGEGVPPAEAARIGRGMIAALRAAHSAGVLHRDVKPGNVLLGEDGRVVLTDFGIAVASGTSTLTKTGELVGSIDYLAPERVKGGTPGPASDLWALGATLYQAVEGRPPFRKSTAVETAYAIAVDPLVPPRNAGPLTALIEALLAKEPADRPTAEAVERTLRAPASEATTEAFTTNFTTTGAGTGTGSGTGPETDPGADPGTDPAKATAYTATDTDRGAGTGPGAGTGPGHGTGPGARTSWGVGTGAGTNPGTAIGPRDTQAGGLSGVPAQRDTSATSRVPVGDLAAADRPAPARRRPLRFVLWGAVAVVAAGAVTAGVLHLLRDGGGVQAVPGGSDEPSASASAGEQAPPKVPEGYHLVTEKKMGVSFPVPDGWTRKAMPDRNEVDYLHPSGLVGLKVSVLGFASSNHVRHFEQVEQQLKAKSEGYERLRLQDTLFQGQPAAIWEFTFQGRAREFRAIDLGFGKEGENEYALYLSAPKAQWAQYQNVFNVARDGFREK; this is translated from the coding sequence ATGGGCACCGTCTGGCGGGCCCAGGACGAACTGCTCGGCCGTCAGGTCGCCGTCAAGCGCCTGCACGCCTCCTCGCTCCAGCTGGAGCCGGACGAGCTGGCCATGCGCAACGAGCGCACCCGCCGCGAAGCCCGGGCCGCCGCGCGCATCAACCACTCCAACGTCGTCGGCGTGCACGACGTCGTGGACGACGCGGGCCTGCCCTGCATCGTCATGGAGTACGTGCCCTCCGTGACGCTCGGCGACGTCATCAAGGAAGCCGTGCTCGCCGGGGAGGGCGTACCGCCCGCCGAGGCCGCCCGCATCGGCCGCGGCATGATCGCCGCGCTGCGCGCCGCGCACTCGGCGGGCGTCCTGCACCGCGACGTGAAGCCGGGCAACGTCCTGCTCGGCGAGGACGGCCGGGTGGTGCTGACCGACTTCGGGATCGCGGTGGCCTCCGGTACGTCCACCCTCACCAAGACCGGCGAACTGGTCGGCTCCATCGACTACTTGGCCCCCGAGCGGGTGAAGGGCGGCACCCCCGGCCCCGCCTCCGACCTGTGGGCGCTGGGCGCGACGCTGTACCAGGCGGTCGAGGGCCGGCCGCCGTTCCGCAAGAGCACCGCGGTCGAGACGGCGTACGCGATCGCCGTCGACCCGCTGGTGCCGCCCCGCAACGCCGGACCGCTCACGGCCCTCATCGAGGCGCTGCTCGCCAAGGAGCCGGCGGACCGCCCGACGGCCGAGGCCGTCGAACGCACCCTCCGCGCACCCGCCTCCGAGGCCACCACGGAGGCGTTCACGACGAACTTCACGACGACGGGGGCAGGCACGGGAACGGGCTCGGGAACCGGCCCGGAGACCGACCCGGGGGCCGACCCGGGGACCGACCCTGCGAAGGCCACCGCGTACACCGCTACGGACACGGACAGAGGTGCCGGTACGGGCCCGGGAGCCGGTACGGGCCCGGGTCATGGCACGGGCCCGGGTGCGCGCACGAGCTGGGGCGTCGGTACGGGTGCGGGTACGAACCCTGGCACGGCCATCGGTCCCCGTGACACCCAGGCCGGCGGTCTTTCCGGCGTCCCCGCCCAGCGCGACACCTCCGCCACCAGCCGTGTCCCCGTGGGTGACCTGGCGGCGGCCGACCGGCCGGCCCCCGCCCGCCGCCGCCCCCTGCGCTTCGTCCTGTGGGGCGCGGTGGCCGTCGTGGCAGCGGGCGCGGTCACGGCCGGGGTGCTGCACCTCCTGCGGGACGGCGGCGGGGTCCAGGCGGTCCCCGGCGGATCCGACGAGCCGTCCGCCTCCGCGAGCGCCGGCGAGCAGGCCCCGCCGAAGGTCCCCGAGGGCTACCACCTCGTGACCGAGAAGAAGATGGGCGTCTCCTTCCCGGTGCCGGACGGCTGGACCCGCAAGGCCATGCCGGACCGCAACGAGGTCGACTACCTCCATCCGTCCGGCCTCGTCGGCCTCAAGGTCAGCGTGCTGGGCTTCGCCAGCTCCAACCACGTCCGCCACTTCGAGCAGGTCGAGCAGCAGCTCAAGGCCAAGTCGGAGGGGTACGAGCGGCTGCGGCTGCAGGACACGCTCTTCCAGGGGCAGCCCGCCGCGATCTGGGAGTTCACCTTCCAGGGCCGGGCGCGTGAGTTCCGCGCCATCGACCTCGGCTTCGGCAAGGAGGGCGAGAACGAGTACGCGCTCTACCTGTCCGCGCCGAAGGCCCAGTGGGCGCAGTACCAGAACGTCTTCAACGTGGCCCGCGACGGCTTCCGGGAGAAGTAG
- a CDS encoding PspC domain-containing protein, whose translation MTTAPPRTEGPYAPVPDPDGPPPRRLYRSADGRLLGGVARGLAGHLGLPVSWVRVVFVALLVAQGMGALLYAAFWFFVPLGVGGVDAHRHPAYGAYGAYGLEGAGPDGRRRRVRRPDKGQLFALIALVIGAFVLASNFELGGRANAYLWPVVLIGAGVALVWRQADNARRAQWLELGRRKGVLPFVRGAAGVLLVGIGVTAIVILQGSVRNLGSVLQAALAVVVGIALLAGPYLVRMTQDLSEERLMRIRAQERAEVAAHVHDSVLHTLTLIQRSADDPREVARLARAQERELRAWLYKPEGRGKDEDEEPDRLADAVRTAAAEVEDAHGVPIEVVVVGDCPLDEKLGAQMQAAREAMVNAAKYGGSGGAVQVFAEVEGRTVFVSVRDRGPGFDLDAVPGDRMGVRESIIGRMQRNGGTARLRSAPDGGTEVELEMERAAE comes from the coding sequence ATGACGACCGCCCCACCCCGTACCGAGGGCCCCTACGCCCCGGTGCCCGACCCCGACGGCCCGCCCCCGCGCCGCCTCTACCGCAGCGCCGACGGCCGGCTCCTCGGCGGTGTCGCCCGCGGCCTGGCCGGCCACCTGGGGCTGCCCGTCTCCTGGGTACGGGTCGTCTTCGTCGCGCTCCTCGTGGCGCAGGGCATGGGCGCCCTTCTGTATGCCGCGTTCTGGTTCTTCGTGCCCCTGGGGGTCGGCGGCGTCGACGCCCACCGGCACCCGGCGTACGGCGCGTACGGCGCGTACGGCCTTGAGGGTGCGGGCCCCGACGGGCGCCGCCGCCGCGTCCGCCGCCCCGACAAGGGCCAGCTCTTCGCCCTCATCGCGCTGGTCATCGGCGCCTTCGTCCTCGCGTCGAACTTCGAGCTCGGCGGGCGGGCCAACGCCTACCTGTGGCCGGTGGTGCTGATCGGCGCGGGCGTCGCCCTCGTGTGGCGGCAGGCCGACAACGCCCGCCGCGCCCAGTGGCTGGAGCTGGGCCGACGCAAGGGCGTGCTGCCCTTCGTGCGCGGCGCGGCCGGCGTCCTCCTGGTCGGCATCGGCGTCACCGCCATCGTGATCCTCCAGGGCTCGGTGCGGAACCTCGGCTCGGTCCTCCAGGCCGCCCTCGCCGTCGTCGTCGGCATCGCCCTGCTCGCGGGCCCCTACCTGGTGCGCATGACGCAGGACCTCTCGGAGGAGCGCCTGATGCGCATTCGTGCCCAGGAGCGGGCCGAGGTCGCGGCCCACGTCCACGACTCCGTCCTGCACACCCTCACGCTCATCCAGCGCAGCGCCGACGACCCCCGGGAGGTGGCCCGCCTCGCCCGAGCCCAGGAGCGGGAGCTGCGCGCCTGGCTCTACAAGCCGGAGGGGCGCGGCAAGGACGAGGACGAGGAGCCGGACCGGCTCGCGGACGCCGTCCGCACGGCGGCGGCCGAGGTCGAGGACGCGCACGGCGTGCCGATCGAGGTCGTGGTCGTCGGCGACTGCCCGCTGGACGAGAAGCTCGGCGCCCAGATGCAGGCCGCGCGCGAGGCGATGGTGAACGCCGCCAAGTACGGTGGCAGCGGCGGCGCGGTGCAGGTCTTCGCCGAGGTGGAGGGCCGGACGGTGTTCGTCTCGGTACGCGACCGGGGGCCGGGCTTCGACCTGGACGCGGTGCCGGGTGACCGGATGGGCGTACGGGAGTCCATCATCGGGCGGATGCAGCGCAACGGCGGTACGGCACGGCTGCGCTCGGCCCCGGACGGGGGGACGGAAGTGGAACTGGAAATGGAGAGGGCCGCGGAATGA
- a CDS encoding LuxR C-terminal-related transcriptional regulator gives MNATEAAQGSGEGEARRARVVLVDDHRMFRTGVQAEIGQTDVTGVEVVGEAADVDQAVTVITATRPEVVLLDVHLPGGGGVEVLRRSASLMADPERPVRFLALSVSDAAEDVIGVIRGGARGYVTKTITGTDLVDAIFRVADGDAVFSPRLAGFVLDAFASTDAPPVDEDLDRLTQREREVLRLIARGYAYKEIAKQLFISVKTVESHVSAVLRKLQLSNRHELTRWATARRLI, from the coding sequence ATGAACGCCACCGAAGCAGCGCAGGGGAGCGGCGAGGGGGAGGCCCGGCGGGCACGGGTGGTCCTCGTCGACGACCACCGGATGTTCCGTACGGGCGTCCAGGCCGAGATCGGGCAGACCGACGTGACCGGCGTCGAGGTGGTCGGCGAGGCCGCCGACGTCGACCAGGCGGTCACGGTGATCACGGCCACCCGGCCGGAGGTCGTCCTGCTGGATGTGCACCTGCCCGGAGGCGGTGGTGTGGAGGTCCTGCGCCGGTCCGCGTCCCTGATGGCCGACCCGGAACGCCCGGTCCGCTTCCTGGCCCTCTCGGTCTCCGACGCGGCGGAGGACGTCATCGGCGTCATCCGCGGCGGCGCGCGCGGCTACGTCACGAAGACGATCACGGGGACCGACCTCGTCGACGCGATCTTCCGCGTCGCGGACGGCGACGCGGTCTTCTCACCCCGCCTGGCCGGTTTCGTCCTCGACGCGTTCGCGTCCACGGACGCCCCGCCGGTCGACGAGGACCTCGACCGCCTCACGCAGCGCGAGCGCGAGGTGCTGCGGCTGATCGCCCGCGGCTACGCGTACAAGGAGATCGCCAAGCAGCTCTTCATCTCCGTCAAGACGGTCGAGTCGCACGTCTCGGCGGTCCTCCGCAAGCTCCAGCTCTCGAACCGCCACGAGCTGACGCGCTGGGCGACCGCCCGCCGCCTGATCTGA
- a CDS encoding helix-turn-helix domain-containing protein, with product MSDAWRYCGNQIKLWRTQAGVSREDLGREANYEYETVKSMELGRRRPSLRLLQVADDMCSARGLLLAAHSYLKPAPYPTRSQEYMALEAEAIAVHWYEPLLIPGLLQTEDYARVLMSETYPPSDDETVEERVSARLRRQEALWPRPRAVFDFVIYEAALRTGVGGGKVMHRQLCRLLEIGELRNISIQVLPMGRCSGVALIGPMVLLETTDHDRYVYVEGQRTSALYADAEKVSELTQRHGMIRQHALCVEESAEFVRKVAAEYE from the coding sequence GTGTCGGACGCCTGGCGCTACTGCGGTAACCAGATCAAGCTGTGGCGGACCCAGGCGGGTGTCTCCCGGGAGGACTTGGGCCGGGAGGCCAACTACGAGTACGAGACCGTCAAGTCGATGGAGCTCGGCCGCCGCCGCCCGTCCCTCCGCCTCCTCCAGGTCGCCGACGACATGTGCAGCGCACGCGGCCTGCTCCTGGCAGCGCATAGCTACCTGAAACCGGCGCCGTACCCGACGCGCTCGCAGGAGTACATGGCCCTGGAAGCCGAAGCCATCGCCGTGCACTGGTACGAGCCGCTGCTCATCCCCGGCCTGCTCCAGACCGAGGACTACGCCCGGGTCCTGATGAGCGAGACCTATCCCCCCTCGGACGACGAGACGGTCGAGGAACGGGTGAGTGCCCGGCTGCGCCGCCAGGAGGCGCTGTGGCCCCGGCCGCGTGCGGTGTTCGACTTCGTCATCTACGAGGCAGCGCTGCGGACCGGCGTCGGCGGCGGCAAGGTCATGCACCGGCAGCTCTGCCGGCTGCTGGAGATCGGTGAGTTGCGGAACATCTCGATCCAGGTGCTCCCCATGGGCCGCTGCAGCGGAGTGGCCCTCATTGGCCCCATGGTGCTCCTGGAGACGACCGACCACGACCGGTACGTCTACGTCGAAGGCCAGCGGACGAGCGCGCTCTACGCTGACGCCGAGAAGGTCAGTGAGTTGACGCAGCGGCATGGCATGATCCGCCAACATGCCCTCTGCGTCGAGGAGTCGGCTGAGTTCGTGAGGAAGGTGGCGGCGGAATATGAGTGA
- a CDS encoding DUF397 domain-containing protein → MSDELVWRKSSYSDDEGGACVEVAAHAARVYVRDSKAGPEGPLLAIAPAAWAAFVAYAAGGE, encoded by the coding sequence ATGAGTGACGAGCTCGTGTGGCGCAAGTCGAGCTACAGCGACGACGAGGGCGGTGCCTGCGTCGAGGTCGCTGCCCACGCGGCACGCGTATACGTGAGGGATTCCAAAGCGGGGCCCGAAGGCCCCCTTTTGGCGATAGCCCCCGCGGCCTGGGCGGCATTTGTCGCGTACGCCGCCGGAGGCGAATAG